A single window of Amphiura filiformis chromosome 17, Afil_fr2py, whole genome shotgun sequence DNA harbors:
- the LOC140136948 gene encoding dual specificity protein phosphatase 3-like → MSINIRNMDVVAKREYKEPCTPQMLEDIAADKACEFKPRQWSHYNEVYPGVLVGGESIALDKYVLQDMGVTDVVNCTQGKDPGEVNTDARYYKGTKIKLYAIRARDEEGNRIVPFFTITTSYISRALEAGGKVLVHCQTGISLSPTIVIAFLMQMNHFDVRDAIRQVRYHRAICPNQSFREQLCELNKQLFPMNSETT, encoded by the exons ATGTCAATAAACATACGAAATATGGATGTTGTTGCAAAGAGAGAATACAAGGAACCATGTACACCCCAAATGTTAGAAGATATTGCAGCAGACAAAGCTTGTGAATTCAAGCCTAGGCAATGGAGTCACTACAATGAAGTCTATCCCGGTGTCTTGGTTGGAGGAGA ATCAATAGCACTAGACAAATATGTATTACAAGACATGGGAGTGACAGATGTTGTGAATTGTACACAAGGCAAGGATCCTGGAGAGGTGAATACTGATGCCAGATATTACAAG GGCACCAAGATCAAGTTGTATGCTATACGTGCTAGAGATGAAGAGGGTAATAGAATAGTGCCTTTCTTTACTATTACAACATCTTATATTAGTAGAGCTTTAGAAGCCGGAG GTAAAGTTCTAGTTCATTGCCAAACTGGTATCAGTCTTTCTCCAACGATAGTCATAGCATTCCTAATGCAAATGAACCACTTTGATGTCAGGGACGCTATCAGACAGGTCCGATACCACCGAGCCATCTGTCCAAATCAAAGCTTCAGAGAACAGCTGTGTGAATTGAATAAACAATTGTTTCCAATGAATAGTGAAACAACATGA